Proteins from a genomic interval of Echeneis naucrates chromosome 21, fEcheNa1.1, whole genome shotgun sequence:
- the kcnh3 gene encoding potassium voltage-gated channel subfamily H member 4 — protein MPVMRGLLAPQNTFLDTIATRFDGTHSNFVLGNAQVQSLYPIVYCSDGFCELTGYARAELMQKSCACHFLYGPDTSDRLTAQIQGALDERREFKTELVFYKKEGTQFWCLLDIVPIKNEKGEVVLFLVSHKDITDKKKDQDPEQGPDTDEETGLEVHQVTRPPGFNANRRRSRAVLYHLSGHLQKQDKSKLKINNNMFGEKPPIPEYKVAAIQKSRFILLHYGTFKAGWDWLILLATFYVAVTVPYNVCFTVVGGRDEGSSGGGGGSSAPRSPPSVSDILVEILFILDILLNFRTTFVSTSGQVVYDARSICVHYVTTWLFVDLIAALPFDLLYAFNVSVYFGVHLLKTVRLLRLLRLLQKLERYSQYSAVVLTLLMSMFALLAHWMACVWYFIGRREIESPGSWDIGWLHELAKRLGTPYFLPPMATLGPPTVSSLQANSSSSGSGGGQWNVSGSEVGGQGSWNSSQYYGNISGGEAVSGMGGGGGGGGGGGLGVLGGGPSMRSSYVTSLYFALSSLTSVGFGNVSANTDSEKIFSICTMLIGALMHAVVFGNVTAIIQRMYSRRSLYHTRTKDLKDFIRVHRLPKALEQRMLECFQTTWSVNNGIDVSELLKDFPDELRADIAMHLNKELLQLPLFESASRGCLRSLSLIIKTSFCAPGEFLIRQGDALQAIYFVCSGSMEVLKDNTVLAILGKGDLIGSDSLTKEQVIKTNANVKALTYCDLQYISLKGLREVLRLYPEYAQKFISEIQHDLTYNLREGHGADVDWESNGGLVKKLPSIREDEEGDEEQNSVSRASHSPLRLSRGLSSPLRSPLLPPRPFRAPSEHSRPTTLQIPVVSFSSAPPELSPRFVDGIETESNSTLSQKFEFSPNLSTAAPPSPSPGNREHSELKQSVSKLTEEMSSLSKQVSKLSQELQEMTHLLKPLLQTAPPPILMTTMPNLTPPPSSASQLSTSTCLAAAPPPQRPDVHSLLDSGDIQDVDLPGCLLPTPNPPKRPNPSPVASPPPPKPPLKSPMNSDLLSPEHGLPGGSPPPLNRHPSTSNRIFLPLLQDPPPLASHTPSSSLSFSISLSSSPSISPCQGPHLSRPTSYSGRSLLPPPPSQDTPPPPPSHCSAPPSLSSSPRDHWLRPSPSVPRIPGPAVSPHPSTLSLPLSLDFSMRRQGDTQTPPWCRLQRRHGGAAPVSRPQELEMQEWGAQLEEGGSSTEHISFIDEEEPAL, from the exons aCAGTAACTTTGTTCTGGGGAACGCCCAGGTCCAGTCGCTCTATCCCATCGTCTACTGCTCTGACGGGTTCTGCGAGCTCACCGGCTACGCCCGCGCCGAGCTCATGCAGAAGAGCTGCGCGTGTCACTTCCTGTACGGGCCGGACACGAGCGACCGGCTGACGGCTCAGATCCAAGGAGCCCTGGATGAGAGGAGGGAGTTCAAGACCGAGCTGGTCTTTTACAAGAAGGAAG GGACTCAGTTCTGGTGTCTTTTGGACATCGTACCcatcaaaaatgaaaagggggaAGTGGTTCTGTTCCTCGTGTCCCATAAAGACATCACAGACAAGAAGAAGGACCAGGATCCTGAGCAGGGACCCGACACAG ACGAGGAGACCGGTCTGGAGGTGCATCAGGTGACCCGCCCTCCCGGTTTCAACGCCAACCGGCGCCGCAGCAGAGCTGTGCTCTATCACCTGTCTGGACATCTGCAGAAACAGGACAAGAGCAAGCTCAAGATCAACAAT AACATGTTCGGGGAGAAGCCTCCGATTCCAGAGTACAAAGTAGCAGCCATACAGAAGTCTcgcttcatcctcctccactaCGGCACCTTCAAGGccggctgggattggctcatCCTGCTGGCGACCTTCTACGTGGCCGTCACCGTGCCCTATAACGTTTGTTTCACGGTGGTGGGAGGGCGGGACGAaggcagcagcggcggcggcggcggcagctcGGCCCCTCGAAGCCCGCCCAGCGTCAGCGACATCCTCGTAGAGATCCTGTTTATTTTAG ACATTTTGCTGAACTTTCGAACCACTTTTGTGAGCACGTCGGGTCAGGTTGTGTACGATGCCCGCTCCATCTGCGTTCACTACGTCACCACCTGGCTCTTTGTCGATCTCATTGCCGCCCTGCCCTTTGACCTGCTATATGCTTTCAACGTCAGTGTG TACTTTGGGGTCCACCTGCTGAAGACGGTCCGGCTGCTGCGGTTACTGCGGCTGCTCCAGAAGCTGGAGCGTTACTCCCAGTACAGCGCCGTGGTCCTGACTCTGCTCATGTCCATGTTCGCCCTGCTGGCCCACTGGATGGCCTGCGTCTGGTACTTCATCGGCCGCAGGGAGATCGAAAGTCCGGGATCCTGGGACATCG GTTGGCTCCATGAGTTGGCCAAACGCCTGGGTACCCCCTACTTCCTGCCGCCCATGGCCACACTGGGTCCCCCCACAGTCAGCAGCCTCCaggccaacagcagcagcagcggcagcggTGGTGGCCAGTGGAACGTGTCGGGGTCAGAGGTTGGAGGTCAGGGCTCCTGGAACTCCAGCCAGTACTACGGAAACATCTCAGGGGGCGAGGCCGTGTCGGGCATGggtggcggtggcggcggcggaggaggaggcggccTCGGGGTGCTGGGCGGTGGCCCGTCTATGCGCAGCAGCTACGTGACGTCACTGTACTTCGCCCTGAGCAGTTTGACCAGCGTGGGGTTTGGAAATGTGTCGGCCAACACGGACTCAGAGAAGATCTTCTCCATCTGCACCATGCTCATCGGAg CGCTGATGCACGCCGTGGTGTTTGGGAACGTGACGGCCATCATCCAGAGGATGTACTCCCGCCGGTCTCTCTATCACACCCGCACCAAGGACCTGAAGGACTTCATCAGGGTCCACCGGCTGCCCAAGGCCTTGGAGCAACGCATGCTGGAGTGCTTCCAGACCACATGGTCGGTCAACAACGGGATAGACGTCAGTGAG CTGCTGAAGGACTTCCCAGATGAGCTCCGGGCCGACATCGCCATGCACCTGaacaaggagctgctgcagctgccgcTGTTCGAGTCGGCCAGCCGGGGCTGCCTgcgctccctctccctcatcATCAAGACCTCCTTCTGCGCTCCGGGCGAGTTCCTCATCCGGCAGGGAGACGCCCTGCAGGCCATCTACTTCGTCTGCTCTGGATCCATGGAAGTCCTGAAAGACAACACAGTGCTGGCCATACTGG GAAAAGGAGACCTGATCGGCTCGGACTCCCTGACGAAGGAGCAGGTGATCAAGACCAACGCCAACGTCAAGGCCCTGACCTACTGCGACCTGCAGTACATCAGCCTGAAGGGCCTGCGCGAGGTGCTGCGGCTGTACCCCGAGTACGCCCAGAAGTTCATCAGCGAGATCCAGCATGACCTCACCTACAACCTGCGGGAGGGCCACGGGGCAGAT GTGGACTGGGAGAGCAACGGCGGGCTGGTGAAGAAGCTGCCGTCGATCcgtgaggatgaggagggtgATGAAGAGCAGAACTCGGTGTCCAGAGCCTCCCACTCGCCGCTGCGTCTCAGCAGGGGGCTCAGCTCGCCCCTGCGCTCCCCCCTCCTGCCTCCCAGGCCTTTCAGGGCCCCCTCGGAGCACTCGCGGCCCACAACCCTGCAGATACCGGTGGTCAGCTTCAGCAGCGCGCCGCCTGAGCTCAGCCCCag ATTTGTGGATGGCATCGAAACAGAGAGTAACTCCACCTTATCTCAGAAGTTTGAGTTCAGTCCGAACCTTTCAACTGCAGCACCGCCCTCCCCGTCCCccg GAAACAGGGAACACTCGGAGCTCAAGCAGAGTGTGTCTAAGCTGACTGAGGAG ATGAGCAGTCTCTCCAAACAAGTGTCCAAGCTCAgtcaggagctgcaggaaatgACCCACCTGCTGAAGCCCCTCCTCCAAACAGCACCGCCACCAATCCTGATGACCACGATGCCAAATTTGACCCCGCCCCCTAGCAGCGCCAGCCAGCTGTCGACAAGCACCTGTTTGGCGGCGGCCCCGCCCCCCCAGAGACCGGACGTTCATTCCCTGCTGGACAGCGGAGACATACAGGACGTAGATTTGCCGGGATGTCTTCTTCCAACGCCGAACCCGCCGAAGAGGCCCAACCCCTCCCCGGTGGCGTCGCCCCCACCACCCAAACCGCCACTCAAGAGCCCCATGAACTCCGACCTTCTCTCACCTGAACACGGCCTTCCTGGCGGATCTCCTCCCCCTCTGAACCGCCACCCTTCCACCAGTAACAGGATATTTCTGCCCCTGCTGCAGGACCCGCCCCCCCTCGCCTCCCACACGccgtcttcctctctctccttctccatctctctttcctcctcaccATCCATTTCTCCCTGCCAAGGCCCCCACCTGTCCCGACCAACCAGCTACTCCGGCAGAAGCCTGCTTCCCCCGCCTCCCTCCCAGGACACGCCTCCTCCCCCGCCATCCCACTGCTCAGCTCCCCCgtcgctctcctcctcccccagaGACCACTGGCTGAGGCCCTCCCCTTCAGTTCCTCGCATTCCTGGCCCCGCCgtctccccccacccctccactctctccctccccctgtcTCTGGACTTCAGTATGAGAAGGCAGGGGGACACCCAGACGCCACCTTGGTGCAGGTTGCAGCGGCGCCACGGGGGGGCTGCGCCCGTCAGCCGCCCCCAGGAGCTGGAGATGCAGGAGTGGGGAGCgcagctggaggagggggggtcCTCCACAGAACACATCAGCTTCATTGACGAGGAGGAGCCGGCGTTATGA